The following proteins are co-located in the Candidatus Tiamatella incendiivivens genome:
- a CDS encoding DegT/DnrJ/EryC1/StrS family aminotransferase, with amino-acid sequence MRIPISKPFLGRDEEEAVRKVIETGILTHGPEVEKFEMEFAEYLGVKHVIAVSNGTVALDVALKAAGIKNGDEVITTPFTFIATANAVLYQRAKPIFADIKYDTYTIDPDSVLELVNNKTKAILVVHLYGHPVDIDPIREIAEDHKLLIIEDAAQAHGSMYKGRKVGSIGDVGAFSFYPTKNMTTGEGGAVTTDNDEIARKARLIRNHGQEKKYYHTVLGYNYRMTSIGAAIGRVQLRKLDNMNEARRKNADMLNRIIKNISGFEPPIESEWAYHVYHQYVIRVKSSCRYSRNRLKELLEEKGIGTNIHYPLTIPEQPLYRNLGIGCIKPCENAVNAAKEVLSLPVHPLVSPEDIEYIRRVLGELCG; translated from the coding sequence TTGCGGATACCAATTTCCAAACCCTTTCTAGGTCGAGATGAAGAAGAGGCTGTTAGAAAAGTGATTGAAACTGGAATACTGACTCATGGCCCTGAAGTAGAGAAATTCGAGATGGAATTTGCTGAATATTTAGGTGTTAAACACGTTATTGCGGTTTCGAATGGCACAGTAGCCCTAGATGTTGCCCTGAAAGCTGCCGGAATAAAGAACGGAGACGAAGTTATCACAACACCGTTCACGTTTATAGCAACAGCAAATGCTGTTCTTTATCAGCGTGCGAAACCCATATTCGCAGATATAAAATACGATACATACACTATCGACCCCGACAGCGTCCTGGAACTAGTAAACAATAAAACGAAGGCAATATTGGTGGTTCACCTGTATGGGCACCCCGTTGATATCGATCCGATAAGAGAAATAGCAGAAGATCACAAGCTCCTTATTATAGAAGATGCGGCTCAAGCACATGGAAGCATGTATAAAGGAAGAAAAGTCGGGTCTATAGGCGATGTTGGGGCTTTCAGTTTCTACCCCACTAAAAATATGACTACTGGAGAGGGAGGGGCTGTAACAACTGATAACGATGAAATAGCTAGGAAAGCTAGATTAATCAGGAATCATGGGCAGGAAAAGAAATACTATCATACCGTTCTAGGCTATAATTATAGGATGACAAGTATAGGCGCTGCCATAGGGCGTGTACAGCTCAGGAAACTGGATAATATGAATGAAGCTAGAAGGAAGAATGCGGATATGTTAAACAGAATAATAAAAAATATATCAGGCTTCGAGCCTCCGATAGAGAGCGAATGGGCGTACCACGTTTACCACCAATATGTTATCAGAGTTAAGAGCAGTTGCCGTTACAGTAGAAATAGGCTAAAGGAGTTACTCGAGGAAAAAGGGATTGGTACAAATATTCATTACCCGCTAACGATCCCGGAGCAACCTTTATACAGAAACTTAGGAATAGGATGCATCAAGCCTTGCGAGAATGCTGTAAATGCTGCTAAAGAAGTTCTTAGCTTACCAGTCCACCCGCTGGTAAGTCCTGAGGATATAGAATATATAAGGAGAGTTTTAGGAGAATTATGTGGATAA
- a CDS encoding Gfo/Idh/MocA family oxidoreductase, with protein sequence MKNTIRVVIVGAGFMGRAHARVLKRISEEIPGSIELSYIADTYYDKAVLASKKFGGEPVRSVSEIEKGVVNFAVIAVPTTLHMQVFEELVDKGVNGFLIEKPLTNATSSSIRLADIVEDTGLWVSVGHIERFNPAVKSFHTRLSKGELGKVLTYLARRVGPYTPRVADVDVVYDLGVHETDNALTIFKSLPVRIRGYTIKGLVSGLTDHSLGIFSYADEGFASIEVNRITPFKLRIMYLTTTKGVVFLDYMKQELKVYRGDEEINVSVRKEEPLYLEDLETVKRYIEKREPPVDVYQAIVSIYLCDKILESTELNREIILEESSGYENLKQYLDKGLRGYISYINELST encoded by the coding sequence TTGAAGAATACTATAAGAGTCGTTATTGTTGGAGCTGGCTTTATGGGTAGAGCACATGCTCGCGTTCTTAAAAGAATAAGTGAGGAAATTCCTGGATCCATAGAACTGTCCTATATTGCCGATACATATTATGATAAAGCAGTACTAGCATCCAAGAAATTCGGGGGGGAACCTGTTAGAAGCGTGAGTGAAATAGAAAAGGGTGTTGTTAACTTTGCTGTTATAGCTGTTCCAACTACATTACATATGCAAGTATTTGAGGAACTAGTAGATAAAGGTGTGAATGGATTCCTGATCGAGAAGCCATTGACGAACGCTACTTCGTCCTCTATAAGGCTTGCCGATATTGTTGAAGATACGGGTTTATGGGTTAGCGTAGGTCATATAGAACGGTTTAATCCGGCTGTTAAATCATTCCATACACGTTTGAGTAAAGGTGAACTCGGGAAAGTTCTAACTTACCTTGCAAGAAGAGTCGGTCCGTATACTCCTAGGGTAGCGGATGTCGATGTTGTATATGATTTAGGTGTGCATGAGACTGATAATGCTCTAACTATATTTAAGAGCCTCCCCGTTAGAATCCGTGGGTATACCATTAAAGGATTAGTGTCTGGGTTAACAGACCATAGTCTTGGCATATTTAGTTATGCTGACGAAGGATTTGCAAGCATTGAGGTTAACAGGATAACTCCGTTTAAGCTTAGAATTATGTATTTAACAACAACAAAAGGAGTAGTATTCCTAGACTACATGAAGCAGGAATTAAAGGTTTACAGAGGTGATGAGGAGATTAATGTTAGTGTTAGAAAGGAGGAACCACTCTACTTGGAGGACTTGGAGACTGTTAAACGATACATAGAAAAGAGGGAGCCGCCCGTAGATGTTTACCAAGCAATAGTTTCCATATACTTATGTGATAAAATACTTGAGTCAACTGAGTTAAATAGAGAAATAATATTAGAGGAGTCTTCTGGCTATGAGAATCTGAAACAGTATTTAGATAAGGGGCTTAGAGGATATATTAGCTATATCAATGAGTTATCCACATAA
- a CDS encoding dual specificity protein phosphatase family protein, with amino-acid sequence MNKPAMIIERLLAGPGCIDLRKYDVNVDLVVSLDNNCHVRGAPRQVIPINNLSIEPVYNAGKAIEKIHLNHLIKKKRVYVHCYAGCGRTGTVVVSYLILFQGYTLENALRLYYYKRGCGPESWDQHKFLDITWRLISTGINPQDILGAVKSSSDLGEYMGFALRSL; translated from the coding sequence TTGAACAAGCCAGCAATGATAATTGAAAGACTCTTAGCCGGTCCGGGTTGCATTGATCTAAGGAAGTATGATGTGAATGTAGACTTAGTAGTGTCATTAGATAATAACTGTCATGTTAGAGGAGCACCACGTCAAGTAATTCCTATCAACAACCTGAGCATTGAACCAGTATACAATGCTGGTAAGGCAATTGAAAAAATCCATTTGAACCACCTTATAAAGAAAAAAAGAGTATATGTACATTGTTATGCTGGATGCGGTAGAACAGGGACTGTTGTTGTTTCCTACCTTATCCTCTTCCAAGGATATACCCTGGAGAATGCTTTACGCCTTTATTATTATAAGAGAGGATGTGGCCCAGAGTCATGGGATCAGCATAAATTTCTGGATATCACATGGAGACTAATCTCGACAGGTATAAACCCTCAAGATATACTTGGAGCTGTTAAAAGCTCTTCGGATTTAGGAGAGTATATGGGATTTGCACTAAGGTCGCTCTGA
- a CDS encoding branched-chain amino acid ABC transporter permease, whose protein sequence is MSEGEKGFRVSWGWITVIILVILSAIGIGIRSTVNSLLELLFLMAVYTIVALSLNLEAGFFDIPNFGKAVFAFIGAWAAVGIGGNITAVTIQHLYPETTQEVLKITGGSHSSLLAAYLDHSYSTLTVQLMNKYLLMHPYLGLAMLLVALLGAIAIGGVLGLIAAYPALRLREDYLAILLLSFSELTVMNIFYQTPSLLGPQGLWVPYYLAIFKTTPKMANTMIAFAIIAAILIFMLSERLANSPMGRLMRAVRDNELAAETFGKDIVSIRKKVIIFTSAMAALGGFFVAVKSQTVQALNFHRIYYTFYPWAMMIVGGMGNNIGTVIGVVVIWLGVRLINVYQVTIGNLFHMPLDAVTQLDKILLGVLMLLILYTRPEGIVPEKMSKTTDFEELADVSWRLEHSKIQEHPKNIGKKFLRKERRKEMLMWLIILIILAIWIVYII, encoded by the coding sequence GTGAGTGAAGGGGAAAAAGGGTTTAGGGTTTCTTGGGGCTGGATAACTGTAATAATCCTTGTTATCTTATCAGCAATAGGCATCGGTATAAGGTCAACAGTTAATTCATTACTTGAACTGCTTTTCCTGATGGCTGTATATACTATAGTTGCTCTCAGCCTTAACCTGGAAGCCGGGTTCTTCGATATACCTAACTTCGGTAAGGCAGTGTTCGCTTTCATAGGTGCATGGGCAGCAGTCGGTATAGGCGGGAATATTACAGCTGTTACAATACAGCATTTATACCCAGAAACTACGCAGGAGGTTCTGAAAATAACAGGAGGTTCACACTCAAGTCTATTAGCAGCATACCTTGATCACAGCTACTCAACTCTCACCGTTCAACTAATGAATAAATACCTCCTAATGCATCCATATCTAGGTCTAGCCATGCTACTTGTGGCGTTACTCGGAGCTATTGCCATTGGAGGAGTACTCGGCCTAATTGCTGCGTATCCAGCTCTAAGGCTTAGAGAAGACTATCTTGCAATACTACTCCTCAGCTTCTCCGAACTCACTGTGATGAATATATTCTATCAAACACCTAGCCTACTAGGACCACAGGGTTTATGGGTACCCTATTATTTGGCTATTTTTAAAACAACACCCAAGATGGCTAATACCATGATAGCATTTGCTATTATAGCTGCTATTCTAATATTTATGCTATCAGAGAGACTAGCTAACAGTCCGATGGGTAGGCTTATGAGAGCTGTAAGGGATAACGAGCTTGCCGCTGAAACCTTCGGAAAAGACATTGTATCAATCCGGAAGAAAGTAATAATATTCACTAGTGCAATGGCTGCATTAGGAGGTTTCTTTGTAGCAGTAAAGAGCCAAACTGTGCAAGCCTTAAATTTCCACAGAATATACTATACATTCTACCCTTGGGCTATGATGATAGTTGGTGGAATGGGTAATAACATTGGAACCGTTATAGGTGTTGTTGTCATATGGTTAGGTGTGAGATTAATCAATGTCTATCAAGTAACAATAGGTAACCTGTTTCACATGCCCTTGGATGCCGTAACTCAATTAGATAAAATACTCTTAGGCGTATTAATGCTCCTAATACTTTACACTAGACCGGAAGGTATCGTGCCTGAAAAGATGAGTAAGACTACAGACTTCGAGGAACTAGCTGATGTATCGTGGAGATTGGAGCATAGCAAAATACAAGAACATCCCAAGAATATCGGTAAGAAGTTCCTTAGAAAGGAAAGAAGAAAAGAGATGTTAATGTGGCTTATAATCCTTATAATACTTGCTATATGGATAGTCTATATAATATGA
- a CDS encoding branched-chain amino acid ABC transporter permease: protein MVSRLILETLAYASSLGFLSLGLSLTYITTKVPNFAHADFAVAGMYSLLWLVKIFHKKLTYNYFLYGFPLAFIIGSLIAVGMYIFVLRPLANKGNTITGLMIATFAVDLMLFASYTIYASIKRPEYGREGLDTLSRYPLSYEPTINIHGQPILATAIIGPIILFVIATIFWAFLKYTKFGTAMRASIENPHLAEVVGVNVNLVQIVAWIIAGGLAGMAGVILAFHVPVNPNTSNLLIVSIFAGSIAGGLGSIFGGVIGGFLIGIFELLGSKYTGDFLSWMFSSIYHRPENIVLVNYPKVFSLGVIIIVLLVLPQGLGGVNYGAWWRKIRGKGEKSLGMKGEEVETSE from the coding sequence GTGGTGAGCAGACTAATACTTGAAACTCTTGCTTACGCATCTAGCCTAGGATTCCTGAGTTTAGGTTTGTCACTTACATATATAACAACAAAGGTACCGAATTTTGCTCACGCAGACTTCGCTGTAGCCGGAATGTATAGCTTGCTTTGGCTTGTAAAAATATTCCATAAAAAGCTGACATACAACTATTTCCTCTACGGCTTCCCACTAGCTTTCATCATAGGATCCCTTATCGCTGTTGGAATGTACATATTCGTCCTCAGGCCGTTAGCTAATAAAGGGAATACCATAACTGGGCTGATGATAGCGACTTTCGCTGTGGATCTCATGCTTTTTGCATCATACACTATCTATGCTAGTATCAAAAGGCCGGAATACGGTAGAGAAGGGTTAGACACCCTTTCAAGATACCCTTTAAGCTATGAGCCCACGATTAATATCCACGGACAACCTATATTAGCAACAGCAATTATAGGTCCTATAATTCTATTCGTCATTGCTACAATATTCTGGGCTTTCCTTAAATACACCAAGTTTGGTACAGCTATGAGAGCCTCAATAGAGAACCCTCATTTAGCTGAAGTAGTCGGAGTAAATGTGAATTTAGTGCAAATAGTAGCCTGGATTATAGCTGGAGGACTAGCAGGAATGGCTGGCGTCATACTAGCCTTCCATGTTCCCGTGAACCCGAATACTAGCAATCTACTAATAGTCAGTATATTCGCTGGAAGCATAGCAGGGGGGCTTGGAAGCATTTTCGGAGGAGTCATAGGTGGATTCCTCATAGGCATTTTCGAATTACTTGGGAGCAAGTATACAGGGGACTTCCTATCATGGATGTTCTCCAGCATATATCATAGACCTGAAAACATTGTGTTAGTCAATTACCCGAAGGTTTTCAGTCTTGGTGTAATTATAATCGTATTATTAGTCCTCCCACAAGGATTGGGGGGTGTAAATTATGGTGCATGGTGGAGGAAAATTCGCGGTAAAGGAGAAAAAAGCCTTGGAATGAAGGGAGAGGAGGTGGAGACAAGTGAGTGA
- a CDS encoding ABC transporter ATP-binding protein, with the protein MKVLLEVRNVHSGYGKLHILYDISYQFKEKYITVIVGPNGSGKSTFLKTVFGLTNIYSGNIIFDEDDITKVPPHERTKLGIAYLPQLDNVFSKLTVAENLKMAGYTLDSNVLRDRIEEILSRFPLLKERWNQRAGTLSGGQRQLLAMGMALLRRPKLMMFDEPTGALSPGLSKMILNRIEKLRDELDITIILVEQNAKVALQMGEEAILMVSGHMRYTGKAIDLLRNPELGKLYLGIKK; encoded by the coding sequence ATGAAGGTTTTATTGGAAGTAAGAAATGTTCATTCAGGATATGGTAAACTACATATTTTATATGATATATCATACCAGTTTAAAGAGAAATATATTACTGTTATCGTAGGCCCTAACGGTAGCGGTAAATCTACATTTCTGAAAACAGTATTTGGCTTGACGAATATTTATAGTGGAAATATAATCTTCGATGAAGATGATATAACTAAAGTCCCGCCCCACGAGAGGACTAAACTAGGAATAGCCTATCTACCTCAGTTAGATAATGTTTTTTCCAAACTTACTGTAGCCGAAAACTTGAAGATGGCTGGATATACTCTTGATAGTAATGTTCTTCGAGATAGAATTGAAGAGATACTGTCCAGGTTTCCACTACTAAAGGAAAGGTGGAACCAGCGGGCAGGGACTCTTAGTGGTGGTCAAAGGCAGTTACTAGCTATGGGTATGGCTTTATTGCGGAGGCCCAAATTAATGATGTTCGATGAGCCTACTGGAGCCCTAAGCCCTGGACTCTCTAAAATGATTCTCAACAGAATTGAAAAGCTAAGAGATGAATTGGATATAACCATAATTCTAGTCGAGCAGAATGCTAAGGTCGCGTTACAGATGGGTGAGGAAGCCATACTCATGGTCAGTGGACACATGCGTTATACGGGTAAGGCAATTGACCTATTGCGTAACCCAGAGCTAGGGAAACTCTATTTAGGAATTAAGAAGTGA